Proteins co-encoded in one Seriola aureovittata isolate HTS-2021-v1 ecotype China chromosome 1, ASM2101889v1, whole genome shotgun sequence genomic window:
- the mtch2 gene encoding mitochondrial carrier homolog 2 yields the protein MADTCGQVLLGSGLTVLSHPLMYIKVLIQVGHEPLAPTLGRNLFGRQVYQLPGLFAYAKHIIKVDGKVGLFKGLGPRLCAGTIGTVVHSRVVQKCQEQGTAQVLGGQQKAVEGSLQHVVNETTKEMIARSCATIVTHPFHVITLRCMVQFIGRETKYSGVFDSIITVYREEGILGFFAGLIPRLLGDVLSLWICNLLAHLINTYAIDDSMSHTGEIKNCSQAVTGFFASMLTYPFVLVSNLMAVNNCGLAGGLPPYASVYPTWVDCWRHLSREGNMSRGNSLFFRKLPAGKMYAIDQKRFF from the exons ATGGCGGACACGTGTGGCCAAGTATTGCTGGGATCAGGGCTCACTGTCCTCTCTCACCCTTTGATGTACATCAAAGTCCTGATCCAG GTAGGACATGAGCCGCTCGCTCCCACCCTGGGCAGGAACCTGTTTGGCAGACAAGTCTACCAGCTGCCGGGACTGTTTGCTTATG CCAAACATATCATCAAAGTTGATGGAAAAGTGGGTCTCTTCAAAGGACTTGGTCCCAGACTCTGTGCTGGCACCATCGGCACTGTGGTGCACAGCAGAGTTGTGCAG AAATGTCAAGAACAAGGCACAGCTCAG GTACTGGGTGGCCAGCAGAAGGCTGTGGAGGGCTCCCTACAGCACGTTGTTAACGAG ACAACCAAAGAGATGATAGCTCGTTCCTGCGCCACGATCGTCACGCATCCCTTTCATG TGATTACTTTGCGATGTATGGTCCAGTTTATtggcagagaaacaaaatacaG TGGGGTGTTTGACTCCATCATCACAGTCTACAGAGAAGAAGGCATACTGGGCTTCTTTGC tgGTTTGATTCCTCGTCTGCTCGGTGACGTTCTGTCCCTGTGGATTTGTAACCTGCTGGCGCACCTCATCAATACGTACGCCATTGATGACTCG ATGAGTCACACTGGAGAAATCAAGAACTGCTCTCAGGCTGTGACGGGG TTCTTTGCCAGTATGCTCACATACCCTTTTGTTTTGGTGTCAAACCTCATGGCTGTCAATAACTGCGG GCTCGCTGGAGGCCTGCCACCTTATGCATCAGTATATCCCACCTGGGTGGACTGCTGGAGGCATCTAAGCAGAGAG GGCAACATGAGCAGAGgcaacagtttatttttccGGAAGCTTCCGGCGGGAAAGATGTACGCGATTGACCAGAAGAGATTTTTTTAA